The following DNA comes from Pseudomonas sp. Tri1.
CGGCAAGTCCTTGTGCTTCCAGGTGCCGGCGCTGTTGCGCAACGGCCTGGCGGTGGTGGTTTCGCCGTTGATCGCATTGATGGACGACCAGGTCGCGACTCTCGAGGAACTGGGTGTTGCCGCCGCTGCGCTGAACTCCACCCTCAGCGCCGAGCAGCAGCGGGACCTGGCGGCGAGCATCAAGCGCGGCGAAGTGAAGGTGTTGTACCTGGCTCCTGAGCGCCTGGTGCAGCCGCGCATGCTGGCGTTCTTGCAGAGCCTGGAAATCGCCCTGTTCGCCATCGACGAAGCCCACTGCGTGTCCCAGTGGGGCCACGATTTCCGTCGCGAGTACCTGCAACTGGGGCAACTGGCAGAGCTGTTCCCCGATGTGCCGCGCATCGCCCTGACCGCCACCGCCGACAAACGTACCCGCGAAGAAATCGTCGAGCGCCTGCACTTGCAGAACGCCGAGCGGTTCCTGTCCAGTTTCGACCGGCCCAACATTTTCTACCGCATCGTGCCCAAGGAGCAGCCGCGCAAGCAGTTGCTGGCGTTCATCGCCGAGCGCCGCAGCGATGCTGGCATTGTCTACTGCCTGTCGCGCAAGAAGGTCGATGAAGTGGCGGCGTTCCTGTGCGAGCAGGGCTTTCCCGCGTTGCCGTACCACGCGGGCCTGCCCAATGACCTGCGCGCCTACCATCAGAAGCGCTTCCTCAACGAGGAAGGCCTGATCATGGTGGCCACCGTGGCATTCGGCATGGGCATCGACAAGCCCAACGTGCGTTTCGTCGCCCACCTGGACTTGCCCAAATCCCTTGAGGCCTATTACCAGGAAACCGGGCGTGCCGGCCGTGATGGTTTGCCAGCCGACGCCTGGATGGCCTACGGTCTGCAAGATGTGGTGATGCTCAAGCAGATGTTGCAGAACTCCGAAGGCGACGAGCGCCACAAGCGTTTGGAGCAGCACAAGCTCGATGCCATGCTCTCGCTCTGCGAAGAAACCCGCTGCCGTCGCCAGACTTTGCTGGCCTATTTCGACGAAGACATGCCCCAGCCTTGCGGGCATTGCGACAATTGCGTCGACGGCGTGGAAACCTGGGACGCTACTGAGCCGGCCCGCCAGGCGTTGTCGGCCATCTATCGTACCGGCCAGCGCTATGGCGTGGGGCATCTGGTGGACGTGTTGCTGGGCAAGGACAACGAGAAAGTCCGCAGCTTCGGCCACCAGCATCTTTCGGTATTCGGGGTGGGCAAGGCTCGCAGCGAGAGCGAATGGCGTTCACTGTTCCGACAGCTGGTAGCGCGTGGTCTGGCCGACATCGATCTGGAAGGTTACGGCGGCCTGCGCCTGAGTCCGACTTGTCGGCCCTTGCTCAAAGGCGAGGTCACCCTTGAACTGCGCCGCGACCTCAAGCCGGCGACGGCGGTCAAGAGCAGCAAGAGCCAGGCCAGCCAACTGGTGCGCGGCGAAGAACGCGATCAGTGGGAGGCCCTGCGCGCCTTGCGTCGCAAGCTGGCCGAGGAACACGGCGTGCCACCGTACGTCATTTTCCCCGACTCGACGCTGCTGGAAATGCTCCGCAGCCAGCCAACGTCCCTGGCCGAAATGGCTCGGGTCAGTGGCGTGGGGGCACGCAAGCTGGAGCGTTACGGCGAGGCCTTCCTCCAGGTGCTGGGGGGCGAGGGCGAGGCACCGAAAGCGGTGGCCGATGTACGCCACGAACTGATCACCCTGGCACGGGCCGGCATGACGCCGATGCAAATCGCCGGGCAGTTGCAATGCTCTGAGAAGAACGTCTACACGATGCTGGCCGAGGCTATTGGTAAACAGCAGTTGTCCCTGGAACAGGCACTGGATCTGCCCGAGGAACTGATGGGCGAGGTGCAGGATGCGTTTCTGGATGGCGAAGGCGAGTTACCGCCGGTGTCGGAAATCGCCGCGCTGTTTGTCGGCCGGGTACCCGAAGGTGTCCTGTATTGCGTCAGGGCTGCGTTGCAGTCGGAATTCGAAGTCTGATCAATGAGTTACCTTCCTTTAACGATTCAGTACAGGGCAAACCTTGCTTGAATCCGAAGCTCATGCTTAGCTGACTAATAATTAGTTTTTCTCTATTTCAGATCTGATGAGTTTTTATATGCCGTTAACCGACCAACACCGTTTTGGCATGCAGCTGGCACAAATGTCCCGGGGCTGGCGTGCCGAGCTGGATCGTCGCCTGGCCGGGCTGGGCCTGTCCCAGGCGCGCTGGCTGGTGCTGTTGCACCTGGCTCGTTTCGAGCAGGCACCGACCCAGCGCGAACTGGCCCAGAGCGTCGCCGTCGAAGGCCCGACCCTGGCTCGCTTGCTCGACAGCCTGGAAACCCAGGGGTTGGTGCAGCGCCAGGCTGTGGCCGAGGATCGTCGCGCCAAGAAAATCGTGCTCTGTGCACCGGCGCTGCCGCTGATCGAACAAATCGAAACCATTGCCACCCAATTGCGCCGGGAGTTGTTCGAGGGCGTTGACGAGGCAGACATGCGAGTGTGCATGCGGGTCCACGGTACGATCCTGGCCAATCTGGAAAAGTCCTGAGGCAAAACCCTGGCGCCAGACTTTTGAGATTCGGCGGTTAGCGAACTATAACCACTACTAAGCGATCCTATTGCATGCGCTTACGCCGAGGTTGGTTCTGGTAATCGAAAGGGATGCCCATGCTTGAAAGTTTGCAGTCCACGTTGCGCAGTTGGATCAACGTGTCGGTCGTCGTGGGTGCCTTGGGGTATTCAGCTTTGGCGTCGGCGTTGGGGCTTGGAGAGATCACGCTCCATTCCGCCTTGAACCAGCCGTTGCGCGCCGATATTGCCCTGGTCGATGTGGCTGGGGTAACTGAGGGGGATCTATCGGCCAGCCTGGCGACCCCGGACGATTTCAGGCGTGCCGGTGTGGAGCGGGTGTTCTTTCTCAACAGCCTGCGCTTTACGCCAGTGCTACGCGGTGAGCGCAGTTTCATTCGGGTGACCTCCAGCAAGCCCGTCGAGGAACCGTTCCTCAATTTCCTGGTGCAGCTCAATCAGCCCAACGGGCGGGTGCTGCGCGAATACACCGTGCTGATCGACCCGCCGGGCACGCCGGGTATCGTGCCTGCTCGTGACGAGCCTTCCGCCGCTGCCCAGTCCTCGATGGCGAACCAGGCCGCGCCCGCCGTCAAGCCGCCCCCAGCGGTACAGGGCAAGCGCTACACAGTCGCGCAGGGGGACAACCCGTGGATCATCGCCAAGCGCCTGCACGACGCCGGCAGCAACGCTTCGGTCAACGAGTTGATGCAAGGTATCCAGGCCCTGAACCCCGGCAGCGAACGGCTTTCCATCGGGCAGCGCTTGTTATTGCCTGACTCGGCGGTGCTGCCTGCGCCTGCTGACACGGCTGCCTCGACCTCCGCCGCCGTCGACGAGCAATTGGCGGCCAGCGTGCTACAGAACCAGCAGCAACAGAAAACCATCGACGAACTGCAGGCCCGGCTCCAGTCCCAGGATCAGGAAATCGCCGGCCAGCGCAAGCAGATCAGTGAATTGCAGGCGCAACTGGCCGAGATCAGCCCGGCTTCCCCTGCGTCGACGCCGTCGGCAGCGGAGCCCGCGGCACCCGCTTCGCCGGCGGCCCCATCGCCAGTGACAGAGCAGGCACCCGAGCCAGAGGGGATCAACTGGCTGTGGGTGGCCGGGTTGGTGGGCTTGTTGGGGTTGCTTGCGCTGTTAATCTTCCTTCGTCGGCAGCAGCGGGAACAGGCTGATGCACCACTGATGCCCGGACGTCCCGAACCGATGTTGGAGGACGACACCGACGCCTATGCCTCGGCCGCTGACAGCCGGCAGCCCGCGGCCGCCACCTCGTTCAACAACGGTGACACTCCCTTGGGGGATGTACTGGAAGGCGTCGGGATTTACCTGACCTATGGCCGTTTCAGCGAAGCCGCGGGATTATTGCGCGCCGCGTTACTGGCCGAGCCGGACCGCATCGACTTGGGTCTCAAGTTGCTGGAGGTCCTGGGCAAACAGGGCGATGTCATCGGTTTCCAGGCCCAGGAGCATCATCTATTGGCCCAGGGCGTCGACGCCGGAACGCTGGAGGAGATTCGCGGGCGCTATCCCAAGGTTGCGGTTATCAGCGCTCCCGTAGTGGCAGCGGTAGAGCCGTTGGCAGCGGTTCCGGCGCCTGAACCTGCCAGTGTGCCCGGCGACGAATTCGAGCTGAACCTCGATGCGTTGTCCATGGAGGCCAACTGGGACCTGGCCGACGCCCAGGAGCCCCCTCCTGGAAAAAGCGCTGCTGCGGCATCTGCCGCCGAGGCTGCCGGAGGTTTATCACTCTCCGGTTTCGACGAGCCCGACCTGCAATGGGGCGCGCCACTGGAAACCGAGTCGCTGGACGACGCCTTTCTCGACGGGTTTGCCGATGAAGAGCAGACGCTCGAACTGGAGTCGCTCCCCCACGAGTCCATGTCCCTGGAATCTGTCTCCTTCGAGCCCGTCCCCTTCGAACTTCAGGTGCCGGAACACTCGCTCAAACTGGAGCAGGCGCAGAACTGCATCGATGATGGCGACTTGAAGACTGCCATCACACTGCTTGAAGAGTTGCTCGAAGAAGGAGACGAACCCCTCAAACAGACTGCCCGGGTGCTGCTGGCCGGGATTCGCTGAACGCCGGATGGGTGCCCCCTCGCGAGCCCATGTGGGAGCGAGCCTGCTCCCACAATGGATCTGCGGTGGATGTGGGGATTTGTATTCATATCCAATAGTGCATCGCCATCAAAACGTCTGCCCCAGATTCAGATACACCGCCTGCTCATCATCATCGTTAAAGCCATAACTGAAATTCAGCGGCCCCAGCGGCGTGTCGAAGCCGAGGAAAATACTGGCGGCATTGATGTAGCCGCTGTCGAATTCATTGTCGTTGTTCCACGCCCGGCCGCGCTCCAGCGAACCGCCGATGTACAACGGAAAGTCCAGCGGCAGGTACGCTCGCGGGGTGAGCCGGCGGTAATACACGGCGCGCATCAGGCTGATGTTCTGCCCTGAGATGCCGTCTTCGCGAAAGCCCGACAATTGCCGCGCACCACCGAGGACAAAGCTGGAGGTCACGACTTCGGCGGTGTCGAGGGTGCGGCCGTAGCGCCCGCCGAGGATGAACGTGTCCGGGCCGCTGCTCAGGGCCTTGTCCAGCTTGAATTCCCACTGGCGATAACGCTCATCGGAACCCAGCCCCGGTTCGTACTGGCGCCAGGTCAGGCCGATGTCTTCCCCTTCATGGGGGAAGTACACGTTGTCGAAGGAGTCGAAAGAATATTTCAGCTCGTAGAAGCCTTCGTTGAAGTTCTCGCTGGGCTGGTCGTGATCGCCAATACGCACATCGGCCTTGCCCCAGGCCTGGCCGACGCCGAAGCGGATTTCACCGCTGTTACCTATCTGGCGGCCCAGGTTCAGGCCAAAGCCGTAACGCTCGACGCGATATTGGGCCACCGGATCGTTGTCCAGGATCGACTCCACGTTACGCGATTCGAATTGCCCGTAGGGGGCGATGAAGTAGCGCGAACCGACGTCCAGCGGCTGGTAGAACTCGCTGTACAACTCCTGCTTGTCGCCGATTTGCGCCCGGGTCAGCCATTCGGCGCCCAAGCGATTGATGCCGTTGACTCGATAACTGGCACCGAGGTTGAAAGCGCTGTCGCCGCGCATGTCGTCCGACAGGCTCAGCCCCAGCCGCAGGTAATCGGTGCCGGTGCGTTTGCCCCGGGCGCTGATCACCAGCGTGTGGTCCGGGCCCTTGCGTACCACGCGGTATTGCACCTGTTCGAAGTAGTCCAGGCCGTACAGCGTGCCCATGTCGGTCTGCAGGCGACCCAGGTCCAGTGGCTCGCCGATCTGCTGGCGAACGTAATAGCGAATCACGTCGTCGCCGACTTTCGAATCATTCTCCACGCGGATCGCGGTGATGACCGGTGTGCGTTCGCTCGGGGTGCGCGCTGCCGTGAGTGCGGGGTCGACCGGCTCGGGAGGGCGCAGGCGCGCCAGGCGGGTCTCAAGTATTCGCGTGGCACGGTAACCGGCGTCGATCATGTCCCGGGCCCGGCCGAAATCGGTAGAGCCGAAGCTCGCCAGCGCCGGTTGGATGAGCACGTCGTCTTTTTTCAACGTTGCCAATTGCTCTTCAGAGTTGCGCCGGGTCATCAAGGTCGTCGACTGGTTCAGTACGTCGAGCACCGTGACCAGTTGCTTGCGGTTGCGCAGAGGCGTGCCGATGTCGACCACGATGGCCACGTCCACGCCCATTTCCCGGGCTACGTCCAGTGGGATGTTGTCGGACATGCCGCCGTCCACCAGCAGCCGGCCGTCCAGTTCCACTGGGGCGAACACCGCCGGGATCGACATGCTGGCGCGGATGACCTTGGGCAGGTGGCCTTTGCGGAACACCACTTTTTCACCGCTGGCGATGTCGGTCGCTACCGCGCGGAAAGGGATCGGCAGTTTGTCGAAGTCCCGGGTGTCGCTGGCATGGGCCAGCAGGCTTTCGAGCAGCAGGGCCAGGTTCTGCCCCTGGATGACCCCAAGGGGCAGGCCGAGGCTGCCGTCATCCCGAAAACTCAGTTTCTGTTTCACCAGGAAATCCCGGTCATCCTGCTTGCGCCGGAACGGTACGTCCTTGCGTGGCGGGGCGTCGGACAACGCCTGTTGCCAGTCGATGCCCAGGGCGAGTTTTTCCAGTTCGTCGATCTTGTAGCCCGAGGCATACAACCCGCCGATCACCGCGCCCATGCTGGTGCCAGCAATCGCGTCGATCTTGATGCCTTGCTCTTCCAGGGCCTTGAGCACGCCAATGTGGGCCAACCCCCGTGCCGCGCCGCCGGACAGCACCAGGCCGATTTTCGGGCGCGGTGCTTCGACGGCGGGTTCGGCGGCGTGGCCGAACAGGGGCAACAGCAAAAGAAGCAGGCAAGGCAGCAGGCGGCGCATCGTCAATCTCGGGGCGGGCGATCAAAGGCGGGTATTATAGCGACGCCTTCGAACCCAGGAGTCCACCTGCAATGACCGAACACAAACCGGAAGTCGTCATCACCTACTGCACCCAGTGCCAATGGCTGCTGCGCGCCGCCTGGCTGGCCCAGGAACTGCTCAGCACCTTCAGTGATGACCTGGGCAAAGTGTCCTTGGTGCCGGGCACTGGCGGTGTGTTCCACATCAGTTGCGACGGCACCCAGATCTGGGAACGCAAGGCCGATGGCGGTTTTCCCGAAGCCAAGACCCTCAAACAGCGGGTACGTGACCAGATCGACCCGCAGCGGGACCTGGGCCACAACGACCGGGTTCAGTGAGACGCGACTTCGGCGCCCATTTTCGGTTTCTTTGAACCGCCCAGTTGGCTCGACACTACGATCGCAACGATGATCACCACACCGCCCAGCAGCATGCGCAGCGTCGGGTTTTCATCGAACAGCAGCCAGGCCATGGTGATGCCGTAGACCGGCTCCATGGCGAACACCACCGCCGCAGTGCGCGCCTTGATCACCGCCAGGCTGGCGACGAACAGGCTGTGGGCCAGGCCGGTGCAGAACACACCGAGCAGTGCGATCCACAGCCAATCGAGCGCGCGCACCTCGCTCAGTTGCGGTGCGGCCAGGGGCACTAGGCACAGCCCGACCACCACGTTCTGGCACAGCGCGGCCTGGACAGGTGGCACGTGCGCCGAGCCGGCGCGGTTGGTCAATGACAACAGGGCAAACAGCAAGCCCGAGGCCATGGCCCACAGCAGGCCGGTGGTAGCGCCACTGGCCAGGTCGAAGTTCGGCGTGACCAGCACCAGGCCGATGCTCACCATGATCACCAGCAGGATTTCATTGGCGCGAATGCGCTCGCGGAAGATCAGCCCCTCCAGCAGCACCGTGAAGGCCGGGAAACTGGCAAACCCCAACGTGGCGATCGCTACCCCGGCGACTTTTACCGCGATGAAGAAACTCACCCAGTGCCCGGTCAACAGCAACCCACCGAGCAGCAATCGCCGACCGTCCTCTGCCCGGAGCTTCTGCCAGGGGGTATTACTGGCGAACCGGGCAAAAACCGCCAGGGCCAGCACGGCGAACACGGCGCGACCGAACACGATGACTGTGGGCGAGGCGGCGGCGAGTTTACCGAACACACCGGTCAGGCCAAACATGAGTGCGCCAATGTGCAGGGCGCCGAGGGCGGTACGGGGAGTCATTGCGGTCCTTGTTCAACGGATACGGTTCAGGGTATTGAACCGGTTGCCGGCCGTTTTTGTCTGTCGCGATCCTCGCGATTTTTAGCGCGAAACTAGCGTTGGCGCCGCAGCTTGCCCGGCGAGCTGCCGAATTCGCGCAGAACTGCGGCGGCGAAGGCGCTCTGGGAGCTGTAGCCGACCCGGTGGGCGATCTCACCGATGGGCAGGTCCGATTCGCGCAGTAATTCGACGGCCTTGTGCAAGCGGCGGCTGCGGATGTAGTCCATCGGCGTTTGCCCGCATTCAGCGACGAATCGGGCATGCAGGCGCGCGCTGGAGAGCCCGGCGACTTGCGCCAGGTCCGCCACTTGTAGCGCATAGGCCGCGTGCTGGTCGATGTGGGCATTGAGGGCGGCATAGGGTAGGCGTCTACCGCCGAACGTTTCCTGGCGAGCATTATTGAGGCTGGCCAGAAGCAGCACCGCACCTTGCTGGGCAATCACCGGATCTTGCACCGGGCTGCTCGCCAGCCAACTGACCAGTTGGCTTTGCCCCGCATCCAGGGGGCGGCGCGCGGGGTCGTCGAGCAATCGGCGGCTGGCGTCGGCATGATCCCCCAGGGATTGTCCGACCCATTCATCGCTCGGCACATCCAGCACCAGGCAACGGCTGCCATGGGGGCTGCCGCAGGCATGGTGGGCGCCGGCCGGCACCACCACGAAACTCTGTTGCACCACCTGGCTGCCGCACCCTTCGACTTCGAAATCCAGCGCGCCGGACAGCCCGAATACCAATTGGGCATGGTCATGGCTGTGGACGATCAAGTCGTGGCTGTAGTGGCGTAGCGTGAGGATCGGTCTCATCGCGGTCTCCCGTGTCAGGCCGCCAGCATACACCGAGGGCTCAACGCCTCGCGCTGTCATGTAACGGACTTGTGTTTGTCATGGGCCATTAACCGCTAGCGTGCACAGTGGCAAAAACGATCAGAGGGTTGCCCAATGACCAGCGCCGAGCTCGCCAGACCCAGCCGCAAACAGCGTGTTCGCACCCTGTGGATTTCCGATGTGCACCTGGGCACCCGGGACTGCCAGGCCGAGCACTTGTCGCAGTTCCTCAAGGGTTACCACGCCGACAAGATCTACCTGGTAGGGGACATCATTGATGGCTGGAAACTGCGCGGTGGCATGTATTGGCCCCAGGCCCACACCAACGTCATCCGCCGTTTGCTGACCATGAGCAAGCGCGGCACCGAGGTGATCTACGTCACCGGCAATCATGATGAATTCCTGCGGCGTTATTCGAAGTTGATCCTGGGCAATATCCAGTTGGTGGACGAAGCCGTGCACGTCACCGCCGACGGTCGTCACCTGTTGGTGATCCACGGCGATCAGTTCGATGTAATCACCCGTTACCACCGTTGGCTGGCGTTCCTCGGCGATTCGGCCTACGAGTTCACCCTCACGCTGAACCGCTGGCTCAACCATTGGCGGGCTCGTTATGGCTACGGCTACTGGTCGCTGTCGGCGTACCTCAAGCACAAGGTCAAGACTGCCGTCAGCTTCATCAGCGATTTCGAAGAAGCCATCGCCCATGAATGCGTGAAGCGCGAACTGCATGGCGTGGTGTGCGGGCATATCCACCATGCCGAGATGCGCATGGTGGGCGAGGTGGAGTACCTCAATTGCGGCGATTGGGTCGAGTCGTGCACCGCATTGATCGAGCATTGGGACGGGTCGATCGAGTTGTATCGGCTGGCGGATGCCCAGGCGCGGGAGGCGCAGTTGAAGGCGCTGAAAGTCGCCGAACCCGCCTGAGCCTTACACCGTTGTGGCGAGGGGATTTGTCCCCTCGCCACAGGGGGCGTTCAGGTCTGCGTATCCGTCATCGCCGCCTTGTAAATCGACTGCTTCGGCGCGGCAAATACCCTTTCCAGCATTGGCTCGAAGAAACTCAGCGGCAGGGTGTCGTACCCGGCATCGAACGCGGCCGCGTCATATTTCGCACAAAAGTCGATGGTCGCCTGGTACTGCGGATGTTCGAAAAACTGCTCGCGCAGGTGCCGCTCCATGCCCAGGTGATGGAAGAAGTAATAGCCTTGGAAGATCCCGTGTTTTTCCACCATCCACAGATTTTCGGCGCTGACGAACGGCTTGAGGATGGCCGCGGCGATATCCGGGTGGTTATACGAGCCCAGCGTGTCGCCAATGTCATGGAGCAATGCGCAGATCACGTACTCCTCGTCTCGTCCGTCCCGGTAGGCACGGGTGGCGGTTTGCAGGGAGTGGGTCAGGCGATCCACCGGGAAACCGCCGAAGTCCCCGTCCAACAACTTCAGGTGTGCCAGGATCCGCCCCGGCAGTTGCCGTGCGTAGGCGCTGAAGTCGGCCGCGATGATCGCCCAATCTTGTTGAGTGCCGTCCTGCATGTGGGTAAAGCGTGCGCGTGAGCTCATCGATCGTCCTCTTAGAACGCCACTTTGCCCAGCATCATGTCGCGGTACATGACGAAGTCGCCGAGCAAACTGTAGAAGGGGTACTGGAAAGTGGCAGGGCGGTTCTTTTCGAAGAAGAAATGCCCGACCCAAGCGAAGCCGTAGCCCGCGACAGGCAAGGCGAGCAACCACCACCAGCTCCCCGCGACGAGCGCCAGGATGAAAATCAGAATGAGCAGGGAGGTGCCGGCGAAGTGCAGTCGGCGGCAGGTGCTATTGCTGTGCTCGCTGAGGTAATACGGGTAGAACTCAGCGAACGTGTTGAATCGTCGGGTGTTTTCCAAGACTGCAGGCTCTTTGGTTATTGTTCTTTAAATTGAGTCTAGAGGGATCATTAGCCACGGCCAGTGACAATCAGCGCCACTCTAGTGTCCTGTCTTACAAATACTGCTCCTTTTGGACGGCATCTGTTGCCGTCATGCTGCGTTGCCGCTCCTCGCCATAGCGGGCTATGACTCGTCGCGGCGCCTTGCCTGACGACATGGCCGCTCGTCCAAAAAGGGGCATTATTTGTAAGACAGGACACTGTATCCTTCGCAAATCCAGCCGTACCCTGCGGCTCGTCATGCGAGTAAAAACGTCATGAACGAACGAACGACTTCTTCAAGCTGGGCGATGGGGATTGTCAAGGCGCTGGAAATGGACGGCCTGGATTGTCGAGTGCTGTTCAAGCAACTGGGGTTGGACTTTGATGCGCTGGACGATCCGGATGCACGCTTCCCCCAGGATTCGATGACGCGGCTCTGGCAGCGCGCGGTGGAGTTGTCAGGCAACCCGGCCATCGCCCTGAACA
Coding sequences within:
- the recQ gene encoding DNA helicase RecQ, producing the protein MLEQAQRVLKDIFGYDSFRGRQGAIIERVASGGDALVLMPTGGGKSLCFQVPALLRNGLAVVVSPLIALMDDQVATLEELGVAAAALNSTLSAEQQRDLAASIKRGEVKVLYLAPERLVQPRMLAFLQSLEIALFAIDEAHCVSQWGHDFRREYLQLGQLAELFPDVPRIALTATADKRTREEIVERLHLQNAERFLSSFDRPNIFYRIVPKEQPRKQLLAFIAERRSDAGIVYCLSRKKVDEVAAFLCEQGFPALPYHAGLPNDLRAYHQKRFLNEEGLIMVATVAFGMGIDKPNVRFVAHLDLPKSLEAYYQETGRAGRDGLPADAWMAYGLQDVVMLKQMLQNSEGDERHKRLEQHKLDAMLSLCEETRCRRQTLLAYFDEDMPQPCGHCDNCVDGVETWDATEPARQALSAIYRTGQRYGVGHLVDVLLGKDNEKVRSFGHQHLSVFGVGKARSESEWRSLFRQLVARGLADIDLEGYGGLRLSPTCRPLLKGEVTLELRRDLKPATAVKSSKSQASQLVRGEERDQWEALRALRRKLAEEHGVPPYVIFPDSTLLEMLRSQPTSLAEMARVSGVGARKLERYGEAFLQVLGGEGEAPKAVADVRHELITLARAGMTPMQIAGQLQCSEKNVYTMLAEAIGKQQLSLEQALDLPEELMGEVQDAFLDGEGELPPVSEIAALFVGRVPEGVLYCVRAALQSEFEV
- a CDS encoding helix-turn-helix domain-containing protein, which translates into the protein MRPILTLRHYSHDLIVHSHDHAQLVFGLSGALDFEVEGCGSQVVQQSFVVVPAGAHHACGSPHGSRCLVLDVPSDEWVGQSLGDHADASRRLLDDPARRPLDAGQSQLVSWLASSPVQDPVIAQQGAVLLLASLNNARQETFGGRRLPYAALNAHIDQHAAYALQVADLAQVAGLSSARLHARFVAECGQTPMDYIRSRRLHKAVELLRESDLPIGEIAHRVGYSSQSAFAAAVLREFGSSPGKLRRQR
- a CDS encoding DMT family transporter; this encodes MTPRTALGALHIGALMFGLTGVFGKLAAASPTVIVFGRAVFAVLALAVFARFASNTPWQKLRAEDGRRLLLGGLLLTGHWVSFFIAVKVAGVAIATLGFASFPAFTVLLEGLIFRERIRANEILLVIMVSIGLVLVTPNFDLASGATTGLLWAMASGLLFALLSLTNRAGSAHVPPVQAALCQNVVVGLCLVPLAAPQLSEVRALDWLWIALLGVFCTGLAHSLFVASLAVIKARTAAVVFAMEPVYGITMAWLLFDENPTLRMLLGGVVIIVAIVVSSQLGGSKKPKMGAEVASH
- a CDS encoding FimV/HubP family polar landmark protein, with the protein product MLESLQSTLRSWINVSVVVGALGYSALASALGLGEITLHSALNQPLRADIALVDVAGVTEGDLSASLATPDDFRRAGVERVFFLNSLRFTPVLRGERSFIRVTSSKPVEEPFLNFLVQLNQPNGRVLREYTVLIDPPGTPGIVPARDEPSAAAQSSMANQAAPAVKPPPAVQGKRYTVAQGDNPWIIAKRLHDAGSNASVNELMQGIQALNPGSERLSIGQRLLLPDSAVLPAPADTAASTSAAVDEQLAASVLQNQQQQKTIDELQARLQSQDQEIAGQRKQISELQAQLAEISPASPASTPSAAEPAAPASPAAPSPVTEQAPEPEGINWLWVAGLVGLLGLLALLIFLRRQQREQADAPLMPGRPEPMLEDDTDAYASAADSRQPAAATSFNNGDTPLGDVLEGVGIYLTYGRFSEAAGLLRAALLAEPDRIDLGLKLLEVLGKQGDVIGFQAQEHHLLAQGVDAGTLEEIRGRYPKVAVISAPVVAAVEPLAAVPAPEPASVPGDEFELNLDALSMEANWDLADAQEPPPGKSAAAASAAEAAGGLSLSGFDEPDLQWGAPLETESLDDAFLDGFADEEQTLELESLPHESMSLESVSFEPVPFELQVPEHSLKLEQAQNCIDDGDLKTAITLLEELLEEGDEPLKQTARVLLAGIR
- a CDS encoding patatin-like phospholipase family protein; this encodes MRRLLPCLLLLLLPLFGHAAEPAVEAPRPKIGLVLSGGAARGLAHIGVLKALEEQGIKIDAIAGTSMGAVIGGLYASGYKIDELEKLALGIDWQQALSDAPPRKDVPFRRKQDDRDFLVKQKLSFRDDGSLGLPLGVIQGQNLALLLESLLAHASDTRDFDKLPIPFRAVATDIASGEKVVFRKGHLPKVIRASMSIPAVFAPVELDGRLLVDGGMSDNIPLDVAREMGVDVAIVVDIGTPLRNRKQLVTVLDVLNQSTTLMTRRNSEEQLATLKKDDVLIQPALASFGSTDFGRARDMIDAGYRATRILETRLARLRPPEPVDPALTAARTPSERTPVITAIRVENDSKVGDDVIRYYVRQQIGEPLDLGRLQTDMGTLYGLDYFEQVQYRVVRKGPDHTLVISARGKRTGTDYLRLGLSLSDDMRGDSAFNLGASYRVNGINRLGAEWLTRAQIGDKQELYSEFYQPLDVGSRYFIAPYGQFESRNVESILDNDPVAQYRVERYGFGLNLGRQIGNSGEIRFGVGQAWGKADVRIGDHDQPSENFNEGFYELKYSFDSFDNVYFPHEGEDIGLTWRQYEPGLGSDERYRQWEFKLDKALSSGPDTFILGGRYGRTLDTAEVVTSSFVLGGARQLSGFREDGISGQNISLMRAVYYRRLTPRAYLPLDFPLYIGGSLERGRAWNNDNEFDSGYINAASIFLGFDTPLGPLNFSYGFNDDDEQAVYLNLGQTF
- a CDS encoding UDP-2,3-diacylglucosamine diphosphatase; amino-acid sequence: MTSAELARPSRKQRVRTLWISDVHLGTRDCQAEHLSQFLKGYHADKIYLVGDIIDGWKLRGGMYWPQAHTNVIRRLLTMSKRGTEVIYVTGNHDEFLRRYSKLILGNIQLVDEAVHVTADGRHLLVIHGDQFDVITRYHRWLAFLGDSAYEFTLTLNRWLNHWRARYGYGYWSLSAYLKHKVKTAVSFISDFEEAIAHECVKRELHGVVCGHIHHAEMRMVGEVEYLNCGDWVESCTALIEHWDGSIELYRLADAQAREAQLKALKVAEPA
- a CDS encoding HD domain-containing protein produces the protein MSSRARFTHMQDGTQQDWAIIAADFSAYARQLPGRILAHLKLLDGDFGGFPVDRLTHSLQTATRAYRDGRDEEYVICALLHDIGDTLGSYNHPDIAAAILKPFVSAENLWMVEKHGIFQGYYFFHHLGMERHLREQFFEHPQYQATIDFCAKYDAAAFDAGYDTLPLSFFEPMLERVFAAPKQSIYKAAMTDTQT
- a CDS encoding SelT/SelW/SelH family protein; the encoded protein is MTEHKPEVVITYCTQCQWLLRAAWLAQELLSTFSDDLGKVSLVPGTGGVFHISCDGTQIWERKADGGFPEAKTLKQRVRDQIDPQRDLGHNDRVQ
- a CDS encoding DUF962 domain-containing protein — protein: MENTRRFNTFAEFYPYYLSEHSNSTCRRLHFAGTSLLILIFILALVAGSWWWLLALPVAGYGFAWVGHFFFEKNRPATFQYPFYSLLGDFVMYRDMMLGKVAF
- a CDS encoding MarR family transcriptional regulator produces the protein MPLTDQHRFGMQLAQMSRGWRAELDRRLAGLGLSQARWLVLLHLARFEQAPTQRELAQSVAVEGPTLARLLDSLETQGLVQRQAVAEDRRAKKIVLCAPALPLIEQIETIATQLRRELFEGVDEADMRVCMRVHGTILANLEKS